Proteins from a single region of Budorcas taxicolor isolate Tak-1 chromosome 11, Takin1.1, whole genome shotgun sequence:
- the LOC128056536 gene encoding LOW QUALITY PROTEIN: olfactory receptor 10C1-like (The sequence of the model RefSeq protein was modified relative to this genomic sequence to represent the inferred CDS: substituted 1 base at 1 genomic stop codon) → MSLNCSLWQDNSMSVKRFAFIKFSEVTEQCFLLFSLILFMFLASLTGNALIALAIWTNPALHTPMYFFLANLSLLEIGYTCSTIPKMLQNLVSEARGISREGCATQMFFFTLFGISECCLLAAMAFDRYMAICSPLHXATRMSHGMCVHLAMVSWGVGCIVGLGQTNYIFSLDFCGPCEIDHFFCDLPPILALACGDTSHNEVAVFVAAILCISSPFLLIIASYGRILASVLVMPSPEGRQKALSTCSSHLLVVTLFYGSASVTYLRPKASHSPGVDKLLALFYTVVTSMLNPIIYSLRNKEVKTALRRTLGKKNVLTHR, encoded by the coding sequence ATGAGTCTCAATTGTTCTTTGTGGCAAGACAACAGCATGTCTGTGAAACGCTTTGCATTTATCAAATTCTCTGAGGTCACTGAAcagtgtttccttttattttccctcATTCTATTCATGTTTTTAGCATCACTGACAGGCAATGCTCTCATAGCCCTTGCCATCTGGACCAATCCAGCCCTCCatacccccatgtacttcttcctggcCAACTTGTCTCTCTTGGAGATTGGATACACTTGCTCTACTATACCTAAGATGCTGCAGAACCTTGTGAGTGAGGCCCGAGGAATCTCTCGGGAGGGCTGTGCTACACAGATGTTTTTCTTTACATTATTTGGTATCAGTGAGTGCTGCCTTTTGGCAGCCATGGCTTTTGATCGCTATATGGCCATATGCTCCCCACTTCATTAGGCAACACGAATGAGTCATGGAATGTGTGTCCATTTAGCAATGGTTTCTTGGGGAGTGGGTTGCATAGTAGGCTTGGGCCAAACCAACTATATTTTCTCTTTAGACTTCTGTGGCCCCTGTGAAATAGACCACTTCTTCTGTGATCTCCCCCCTATTCTGGCACTAGCCTGTGGGGATACATCCCATAATGAGGTTGCAGTCTTTGTTGCAGCCATTCTTTGCATTTCCAGCCCATTTTTATTAATCATTGCTTCTTATGGCAGAATTCTAGCTTCTGTGTTGGTCATGCCCTCCCCTGAAGGCCGTCAAAAAGCTCTTTCCACCTGTTCTTCCCACCTGCTGGTAGTAACACTCTTCTATGGCTCAGCATCTGTCACCTACTTGAGGCCCAAGGCTAGCCATTCACCTGGGGTAGATAAACTCCTAGCCCTCTTCTATACTGTGGTGACATCCATGCTCAACCCTATCATCTACAGCTTACGGAACAAGGAAGTCAAGACAGCTCTTCGGAGAACTCTGGGCAAGAAAAATGTTTTGACTCACAGGTAG
- the LOC128056033 gene encoding olfactory receptor 2J3-like, with product MKKMNATSEGYFVLLGFSNWPHLEVVLSVVVLVFYLMTLTGNLFIIILSYLDSHLHTPMYFFLSNLSFLDLCYTTSFIPQLLVNLWGPGKTISYTGCMIQLYFVLALGCTECVLLMVMSYDRYAAVCRPLHYTVLMHPRFCHLLAVACWVSGFTNSALHSFFTFLVPLCGHRQVDHFFCEVPALLRLSCADTRVNELSLMVTSSIFVLVPLILILSSYGAIAWAVLRMQSTSGLQKVFGTCGTHLMVVSLFYIPVMCIYLQPPSGNSQDQGKFIALFYTVVTPSLNPLIYTLRNKDVRGAVKRLMG from the coding sequence atgaaaaaaatgaatgcaacCTCTGAAGGCTACTTTGTTCTACTGGGTTTTTCTAATTGGCCTCATCTGGAAGTAGTTCTTTCTGTGGTTGTCTTGGTGTTCTACCTGATGACACTGACAGGCAACCTGTTCATCATTATCTTGTCATACCTGGATTCCCATCTCCACactcccatgtacttcttcctctcaaACCTCTCTTTTCTGGATCTCTGCTACACCACCAGCTTCATCCCTCAGTTGCTGGTCAACCTCTGGGGTCCAGGAAAAACCATCTCTTACACTGGTTGCATGATTCAACTTTATTTTGTCCTTGCATTGGGATGCACAGAATGTGTGCTACTGATGGTGATGTCCTATGACCGTTATGCTGCTGTGTGTAGACCCTTGCATTATACTGTCCTCATGCACCCTCGTTTCTGCCACCTGTTGGCTGTGGCTTGTTGGGTAAGTGGCTTTACCAACTCAGCACTTCATTCCTTCTTTACATTTTTGGTACCCCTGTGTGGTCATCGCCAAGTGGACCATTTCTTCTGTGAAGTTCCAGCACTGCTTCGACTGTCATGTGCTGATACCCGTGTTAATGAGCTGTCCCTCATGGTCACGAGCTCCATTTTTGTTCTGGTACCTCTCATCCTCATTCTCAGCTCCTATGGTGCCATTGCCTGGGCAGTGCTGAGGATGCAGTCAACAAGTGGACTCCAGAAAGTCTTTGGGACGTGTGGCACCCATCTTATGGTCGTATCCCTCTTTTACATCCCAGTCATGTGCATATACCTCCAGCCACCATCAGGAAATTCTCAAGATCAAGGCAAGTTCATTGCCCTCTTTTATACTGTTGTCACACCTAGCCTCAACCCTCTAATCTACACCCTCAGAAACAAAGATGTAAGAGGGGCTGTAAAGAGATTAATGGGGTGA